In Littorina saxatilis isolate snail1 unplaced genomic scaffold, US_GU_Lsax_2.0 scaffold_475, whole genome shotgun sequence, the genomic stretch TCTGCCGTGAGGTTCTAGAACTGCTGCAACAGTCCTCTGTCAGCCGTGAAGTGTGTGTAGGTTTTTTCAGCGCGATTCTTTTCACAGGCAGTACCGTTCAGCTGTCTCTTTTCCTCGCTGTGCTGGACAACTTTGTGGCAGTGATGTTCCCCTTTCGTTACCGGATAGTTCTGACTGCTACAGCCGCGCATTTTGCCATCGGAGTCACATGGGTGTACGGTGTGGCCGTGATGATCGTCCTACCCAACCTCAGCGTCCTGAGCGACTGGCGTTCTTCCTCAGTCTGTCAGCTGAACCGGGTGTTCACGGCGTGGTTCAGGGCCCTGTTGGTGGTTCAGCTCGGTCTGGTGACCGTGCTCTTGATAAGTTTGTATCTGTGCGTCCTGAACGTGGCTGCCAGGCACCACAGGCGGTTGATCGTGCGAGGAGTGGAATACCTCCCCGAGGAGGAGAGGGAGAAGATACGAGAGAAGTACAGCCACGTGCAGTGTAAAGGTCTGCTGGTCTTGTCCTTCTTCGTCTGCTGGGTGCCCTTTTGCTTGGTTCAATCCTTGGACTCCGTGTTCAGTCCAGACACGTTCACGGTGCTCGCCCACTACGCCTCGCTCTTCGTTCTATTCAACGCTGCCGCCAACCCCTTGGTGTGTGTCTGGCGCAACCGTCACTTCAGGGTGGCTGTGCAGTCGCTGCTGGGGATGGAAGTGGCGCTGGGGACCGTCCACGTGACAGTCTTATCCATGTGAGATTTTTGGCGAGGAGAAATTTAAATAGTGAAAGATGCGATGCCTTGAGAGCTTAGGTTTTGTATaggtgactctgtgtgtgtatatgtgtgtctgtctgtttgtttgtctgtctgtctatctatccgAGTCGGTTTTACGCGAGGGAGTTTAAAATCCAAAGCTGCGTACATACTTTCAAATATTTATAAATGGAATCATAATTTCATCTTGATTTTTAGAAACAAccatcaccaacaacaacaccgccaaacaacaacaacaacaacaacaacaacaacaacaacaacaacaacaacaacaacagaacgaGGCAACACTGTCAACAGAACAGCAAAACTATTTTAATTTGAATGTCTGACTGTGTTTAAAGCATGTTTATTTCCGAACATAGATTCAAATATAATTTTGTTCAAAGATTTCGTTGAATTCCTTTGGCCTGAAACATAGTTCTGGTGTGGTCAGCTTGACCCTGTAACAGTAGTTCAGCACTTGCCGGCAATCATCATAGTCTTACCGGTTTCCACGGCAGCCCCGTGCATACAGAAGGTCACACTGTCAAAAAGATGAATCGGATTTAATTACTGTTGGCGTGGACATTTGTTAAATTACTGTCGACATGAACAGTCATTAACTTGTGTTTATTTGAAAGACAATTCCTTCCTGTCTCGctgtgtctctttgtttttcaatgtgtctccgtctgtctgtttgtctgtctgtctgtctgtctgtctgtctgtctgtctctctgtctgtctttctctctctctctctctctctctctctctctctctttctctctctccctctctctcacacacacacacacgcacatacgcacgcgcacacacgcacacacacacacacacacgcacgcgcacacacacgcacgcgcacacacacacacacacacacacacacacacacacacacacacacacacacacacacacacacatactgtgtaagagagagagagagagagagagagggaaagttagagaaagagagagagagagacagacagacagacagacagacagacagacagacagggacaggtaCAGAGACTAGAGAACGATTAAATGCTTACGTTTTCTTGGCCTCCCCACTGTCAACTTTCACCTTGTCAATATACAGTGTTGGATGACGAATGTTCAAAGGGTTCCATGATCCAATATCCAAAAAGGACGAATCGTGCACCCACCGGAAGTTGACGTTGTGCACGTCACCGAGCTCTACTTGTGACGTCAGAAGAAATGTGTAGGTTTTTGCCGGCTTTATGTACATGGTgctgaaaaagaagaaataaacaagtcgcgtaaggcgaaattactacatttagtcaagctgaggaactcacagaatgaaactgaacgcactgcattttttcacaatgaccgtagtccgccgctagtgcaaaaggcagtgaaagtgacgagcctgtttaacgcggtagcggttgcgctgcgctgcatagcacgctttactgtacctctcttcgttttaacattctgagcgtgtttttaatccaaacatatcatatctatatgtttttggaatcaggaaccgacaaggaataagatgaaattgtttttaaaacgatttcggaaatttaattatcataatttttatatgtttaattttcagagcttgtttttaatccgaatataacatatttatatgtttttggcatcagaacatgataaagaataaaataaaagtaattttggatcgttttatacaaaaataattttaattacaattttcagatttttaatgaccaaagtcattaattaatttttaagccaccaagctgaaatgcaataccgaagtccgacctttgtcgaagattgcttgcccaaaatttcaatcaatttgattgaaaaatgaaggtgtgacagtgccgcctcaacttttacaaaaagccggatatgacgtcataaaagacatttatggaaaaaaagagaaaaaatctgaggatatcatacccaggaactctcatgtaaaatttcataaagatcggttcagtagtttactctgaatcgctctacacacacacacgcacacacacacacacacacacacacacacacacacacacacacacacacacacacacacacacacacacacacacacacacacacacacatacaccacgaccctcgtctcgattccccctttatgttaaaacatttagtcaaaacttgactaaatgtaaaaagaaaagataaacaaAGTTAACTTAAACTTTTACCCGGAATCAAATATTTGAACTATTGAAGTGTCCGTGTTTGGTAGAATGCCCACTATTCCGACATACCGTATCTTCAATAGAATTAGAAATATGCTCCAGTTATATGAATATTATCATTTAATAAGTTCAACTACCCCAAATGATCAGTTTCTTGTGTCTGAAAACGTAGTTTCTAACACGTTTAAATtgtactgtttttgttttttgtttgtttgtttttttacgaaAAATGACAGAAAGAATTTATTCGAGCTGCAAAGAGCGTTTACCGTTAGTATACGTGTTTTGGTCCTACCCGGCACAACTCCTTAAAATGGAAATCGGTTTAACCCCAAGCTAAAACTAAATCACACGTAAGCTTAACCGTATTTGAATATGTTCAACATTAGTGAACCGAAGGCAATGCAAACACGCCCGTTCTGCCCATTCCCCCGCCTACCGGTCCCGAACAATGCTGATATGAAGTATAATATAAATGCAATCAAAACAGTCATTCTGCTGAATACTTACTCTTTTGTCAGTTTAACTTCCTCAATTCTGCCCGCCCGTCCGGTGACCCTGGCGTACATATCTCCGCGTTCATCACGGGAGGAGTGAGAGTTAGAGATGGTCAAGGCAACTTCATAATGATAGCCTGTGACACAATAACATTACACGAGTGTCAACCACATTAAAAGAAAGGAAAGGAAGTAAAGAGGGGGAAATAaagacacactgacatacacacaggcagaagacagacagactataacaaagaaagaacagaagaaaaaataGGAAAGTGCATGCATAGTTAATGACTGAAAGTTACAATCTGCTCAGGGTCTCCTTTTATCCATTTACACATGAAAGGAAGGCActtaggcaacaaaaaaaatagtttgtttacggtatcccgaccgaccttattttttcgcgcgaccctagactttttttggcatttggaaaaaaaaaatgaaaaaaatggtcttttggggagaaaaaaggaaaaaaatcccgatttaccgaccctatttttgtttgcctatgttaccgtaaacagactttattaattttttttttttgccttaccaaaacaaaaaatctcCGCGAACAAAACATATTCAATTCTTAAAGCCaaaacgtacagataacttctTCAAAAATATAATACCGTAACTGTAATTAGGAAAAAAAATAGATCACTGAAGCTTCATTAATCAAactgatcaaatgtgtgtgtggggttcgGGGGAGGTTGGTCAGGGGGAGGTTGGGGGGATGTGCATCTGCCAGTGGGTTGAATGAAACATACATAGTAAGAACTTACGACAAAAAGGAGAACGGCTGCCTGTCTTGAGGTAGTACTTGTTTGTTGCGGGTGTGCGGTGAGGTTTCACCCGGTCAGCGTGCATACCCAGGTAGCCACACTCTTCCCCACTACACGCCAAACATTTGCCACTCTGTATGAACACCATAAACCGTACAGTCAGATTTTCGCAACTGTACATAACTAAATAAGAAACCAGTTCACACGGTAGAAATGTCAAATTCGATACGCACAAGTGTCTTTTCAAAATAATCTTGAAGTGAAAATTCTTATCCGACGAACGCATCCTTTTGAAAAGACACAACAATCATAAGTTTAAACTTACATTGAAGTCGTCATCTGAAGTGCAGCGGTATCCTTCAAACGGGCATTTGCTGTTGATGGATTCGCTGAACAGGTGGTAGGCGCGCATGTGATTGCATGCAACAAACTCTCGCGTACCTGTTGCAGCACATTAAAATCAATATTGTAATAGTTTTACAAAAGGGTTGCTCTGCAGAGCTCGGGTGCATTTTTAGTCCTCCTTGTGGGGTTTGTCGATTAGAATGTCTATTCTTGACGTTTGTCATCAATATTCAAATAATTAATGATACAAACATTTAAAAGAATTCATAGAATTCACACTCTGTCCTTTCAAATGTCACTGAGCCCCAAAACATtaattttgaataaaaaaaacctcatAATCTATTGTGTTTTTGCGCAATTATATTAGGGCTTCTTTTACACTTTATCGCATACAACTGCAATATCAATGGCTGCGTGGGGATAATTTGGCAGTACGAAACTGATTTGTCTTCAGCAGAATCCCCATCGTTATTAACG encodes the following:
- the LOC138956387 gene encoding alpha-1A adrenergic receptor-like — its product is MMTSLYDKLQNSPENDDVLNVTLVLGDVINITSHTEPHGLDPSLTPGHFWTLKILTAVLALLSLGFNTLALISILKYYYHFSVSCRFVFNLLVVDLLFSAIVLCREVLELLQQSSVSREVCVGFFSAILFTGSTVQLSLFLAVLDNFVAVMFPFRYRIVLTATAAHFAIGVTWVYGVAVMIVLPNLSVLSDWRSSSVCQLNRVFTAWFRALLVVQLGLVTVLLISLYLCVLNVAARHHRRLIVRGVEYLPEEEREKIREKYSHVQCKGLLVLSFFVCWVPFCLVQSLDSVFSPDTFTVLAHYASLFVLFNAAANPLVCVWRNRHFRVAVQSLLGMEVALGTVHVTVLSM